In one Nicotiana tomentosiformis chromosome 6, ASM39032v3, whole genome shotgun sequence genomic region, the following are encoded:
- the LOC138894524 gene encoding uncharacterized protein — MKALIAGLELARRINFEVIEIKYDSQLVVNQVYRNFESKEECMQQYVGKVKALLARFREWSIMHIPREENAEADALANLGSSTEIKGSDSVTVIQFMHSVLDVDSYYEVNTTNLICDRRNEIIDYLEHEKLPKDPKESRALRTKATRYSFKGGQLYRRSCQGPLAGC; from the coding sequence atgaaggcTTTGATTGCTGGACTCGAGCTGGCTCGAAGAATAAATtttgaggtcatagaaatcaaatatgATTCCCAATTggtagtaaatcaggtctacagGAATTTTGAATccaaagaggaatgcatgcaacaATATGTAGGGAAAGTCAAGGCTCTGCTCGCTcggttcagggaatggtcaatCATGCACATCCCGAGGGAAGAGAATGCGGAAGCAGATGCACTAGCCAATCTTGGATCGTCTacggaaataaagggatcggacTCCGTCACGGTCATACAATTTATGCATTCAGTATTGGACGTGGATAGCTATTACGAGGTAAACACGACCAATTTGATCTGTGACAGGAGAAATGAGATCATTGACTACCTCGAGCACGAAAAATTGCCTAAAGATCCTAAGGAATCTCGGGCGTTGCGCACTAAAGCAACTCGATACAGCTTCAAGGGAGGTCAATTGTACAGAAGATCTTGCCAAGGCCCTTTGGCTGGATGTTAG